In Streptomyces thermolilacinus SPC6, a single genomic region encodes these proteins:
- a CDS encoding vWA domain-containing protein → MASALAPEDAVAVLTDPAAPYLIGVRHHAPSLAAAVPALLEAARPDVVLVELPGEMQEWLPWLAHEETRAPVALAAASGDEGAGPAFYPFADFSPELAALRWAARRGVPVVACDLPLADRARTGGRERAPRPSGHSVRPGLSGVPGPGLHDALRARLTGRPGDDLWDRLVEATAPGSAPEALRRAALLTGWALRGDAVAAGGVPELDLRRERWMRSVLAGATANGERAAVVVGAFHAPALVPGAGPGDAAESGLVSAPGEAGAGAHGGAGTGGVKAQGRGWTTSLIPYAYALLDERSGYPAGIRDPEWQHLVLEAAGDPAALEDALTRTAVRICAELRALGHPSGPADAREISRLAGDLARLRGLPAAGRGELVEAVQTVLAQGEPYGRGRAVARAMERVLVGSRGGSPAPGTPRSGLAPAVETELAELGLPGPAASGGSGGTDGVGVTGGAGRDAGGAGGAGGGAARDLRLDPLRSDLDRRRELLLRRLAVCGVPYAEPKEVVSAGGADAVTSRWEVRWTPATAAMLTAAGVRGVTAAQAAEGVLRERRRAEGDEGGPTAAQALRGLEQAAECGLTALADARLDEVGELLPSIGTLPELLAGLALVDRVCAGHIPGLGADEGRTRRAEAVVEALTAAAVRQVDGLTGSEDAADARALVELAHRADLVGGVRLTAALARLAAEGSPLMRGAAGAVRVLLGHEAPEDLGGRAASWVDAAGDAASRVALTARLAGLLTAAGPLLETAAPALEPLLGRVSDMPDGAFLERLPALRGGFDTLSPAARDRLLTAVEERLGTGPVGDTGQADPAALAVWTRADLAARTALAGMGLLPEAVGEGDAHAPAPAPDAPASEPVAGDARDAVRAGVGAARGTDGAARGGLAATAAVEGPGSRSLAAVGGRGELRLSPGDRWRLVLGRRTDQLPRSAAALATALDELYGAGRGEGSRSGLPGDGGRAGGGREAPYPGAREWSQELAALFGPGVREEVLAAAAAAGRKDVVAELDPDSVRPSVDLLRTVLQHAGGLPEARLAALRPLVRRLVEALTRQLATRMRPALHGTTLPRPSRRPGGGLDLARTLRANLATASPGPDGTVRVIPERPVFRTRGRRSADWRLVLVTDVSGSMEASTIWTALTASVLAGVPTLSTHFLAFSTEVLDLTDHVHDPLSLLLEVRVGGGTHIAAGLRHARELVTVPSRTLVVVVSDFEEGYPLGGLLAEVRALVGAGCHVLGCASLDDSGRPRYSTGVAAQVVAAGMPVAALSPLELAHWVGEKIS, encoded by the coding sequence CGTTCGCCGACTTCTCGCCCGAGCTGGCCGCGCTGCGCTGGGCGGCGCGGCGCGGCGTGCCCGTGGTCGCGTGCGACCTCCCGCTCGCCGACCGGGCGCGGACCGGCGGGCGTGAGCGGGCCCCCCGGCCGTCGGGGCACTCGGTGCGGCCGGGGCTGTCGGGGGTGCCGGGGCCCGGGCTCCATGACGCGCTGCGCGCCCGTCTCACCGGGCGTCCGGGTGACGACCTGTGGGACCGGCTGGTCGAGGCGACCGCGCCCGGTTCGGCCCCGGAGGCGCTGCGCCGGGCGGCCCTCCTCACCGGGTGGGCGCTGCGCGGGGACGCGGTCGCCGCGGGCGGGGTGCCCGAGCTCGACCTGCGGCGGGAGCGGTGGATGCGCTCGGTGCTGGCCGGGGCGACGGCGAACGGTGAGCGGGCGGCCGTGGTGGTCGGGGCGTTCCACGCCCCGGCGCTCGTACCGGGGGCCGGGCCGGGGGACGCAGCCGAGTCGGGCTTGGTGTCCGCTCCCGGTGAGGCAGGTGCCGGGGCCCACGGCGGTGCGGGTACGGGCGGGGTGAAGGCGCAGGGACGTGGGTGGACCACGTCGCTCATTCCGTACGCGTACGCGCTGCTGGACGAGCGGTCCGGTTACCCGGCGGGCATCCGCGACCCGGAGTGGCAGCACCTCGTCCTGGAGGCCGCCGGGGACCCGGCCGCGCTGGAGGACGCGCTGACGCGGACGGCGGTGCGGATCTGCGCGGAGCTGCGGGCGCTCGGCCACCCGTCGGGTCCCGCCGACGCACGGGAGATCAGCAGGCTGGCCGGGGACCTCGCGCGGCTGCGGGGTCTGCCGGCGGCGGGGCGCGGCGAACTGGTGGAGGCGGTGCAGACCGTCCTGGCGCAGGGCGAGCCGTACGGCAGAGGGCGGGCCGTCGCCCGGGCGATGGAGCGGGTACTGGTCGGCTCCCGAGGCGGGAGTCCCGCGCCGGGCACGCCGCGCAGCGGTCTCGCGCCCGCCGTCGAGACGGAGCTGGCCGAGCTGGGCCTTCCGGGGCCGGCCGCGAGTGGTGGTTCCGGTGGGACTGACGGTGTTGGTGTGACGGGCGGTGCCGGGCGGGATGCCGGTGGAGCAGGTGGTGCCGGTGGCGGTGCGGCGCGGGATCTCCGGCTCGACCCGTTGCGCTCGGACCTCGACCGGCGGCGTGAGCTGCTGCTGCGTCGGCTGGCGGTGTGCGGGGTGCCGTACGCCGAGCCGAAGGAGGTCGTCAGTGCGGGTGGCGCCGACGCCGTGACCTCGCGGTGGGAGGTGCGGTGGACGCCCGCGACCGCGGCCATGCTGACGGCGGCCGGAGTACGCGGGGTCACCGCCGCCCAGGCGGCCGAGGGGGTCCTGCGGGAGCGCCGTCGCGCCGAGGGGGACGAGGGCGGGCCCACGGCGGCCCAGGCGCTGCGGGGGTTGGAACAGGCCGCCGAGTGCGGTCTGACGGCTCTCGCCGACGCGCGGCTGGACGAGGTCGGCGAGCTGCTGCCGTCGATCGGTACGCTGCCGGAACTGCTCGCGGGGCTCGCCCTGGTGGACCGGGTGTGTGCTGGTCACATCCCCGGGCTCGGCGCCGACGAGGGCCGTACGCGGCGGGCCGAGGCCGTGGTCGAGGCTCTCACTGCGGCAGCGGTGCGGCAGGTGGACGGCCTGACCGGTTCGGAGGACGCCGCCGACGCGCGCGCCCTCGTCGAACTGGCCCACCGGGCGGACCTGGTGGGCGGGGTGCGGCTCACCGCGGCGCTCGCACGCCTGGCCGCCGAGGGGTCGCCGCTGATGCGGGGCGCCGCCGGAGCGGTCCGCGTCCTGCTGGGCCACGAGGCTCCCGAGGATCTGGGCGGGCGCGCCGCCTCCTGGGTGGACGCGGCCGGCGACGCGGCGTCGCGGGTGGCGCTGACCGCGCGGCTGGCGGGGCTGCTGACGGCGGCCGGGCCACTGCTGGAGACGGCGGCCCCGGCGCTGGAGCCGCTGCTCGGCCGGGTGTCGGACATGCCGGACGGGGCGTTCCTGGAGCGGCTCCCCGCGCTGCGGGGCGGCTTCGACACGCTCAGCCCGGCCGCGCGGGACCGCCTGCTGACGGCGGTCGAGGAACGCCTCGGTACGGGCCCTGTCGGTGACACGGGGCAGGCGGACCCGGCCGCCCTCGCCGTCTGGACCCGGGCGGACCTGGCCGCCAGGACCGCGCTGGCCGGGATGGGACTGCTGCCGGAAGCGGTGGGTGAGGGCGATGCCCATGCCCCTGCTCCGGCACCGGACGCTCCGGCATCGGAGCCGGTTGCGGGTGACGCGCGGGATGCTGTGCGGGCCGGTGTCGGTGCCGCGCGGGGCACCGACGGTGCCGCGCGGGGTGGCCTTGCGGCGACTGCCGCCGTGGAAGGCCCTGGCTCCCGCAGTCTCGCCGCGGTGGGCGGGCGCGGGGAGCTGAGGCTCTCGCCCGGGGACCGGTGGCGGCTGGTGCTGGGGCGTCGCACCGACCAGTTGCCCCGTTCGGCCGCCGCTCTGGCGACGGCCCTGGACGAGTTGTACGGCGCCGGGCGCGGCGAGGGCAGCAGGAGCGGCCTGCCCGGGGACGGCGGCCGAGCGGGCGGGGGCCGGGAGGCCCCGTACCCAGGGGCGCGGGAGTGGTCGCAGGAGCTGGCGGCGCTGTTCGGCCCCGGCGTACGCGAAGAGGTGCTGGCCGCGGCAGCCGCGGCGGGCCGCAAGGACGTGGTCGCCGAGCTGGACCCGGACAGTGTGCGGCCCTCGGTGGACTTGCTGCGGACCGTGCTCCAGCACGCGGGCGGGCTGCCCGAGGCCCGGCTCGCCGCGCTGCGTCCGCTCGTGCGGCGGCTGGTCGAGGCGCTGACGCGGCAGTTGGCGACCCGGATGCGGCCCGCGCTGCACGGGACGACGCTGCCGCGCCCCTCGCGGCGGCCGGGCGGCGGCCTCGACCTCGCGCGTACGCTGCGGGCCAACCTGGCGACCGCCTCGCCGGGCCCCGACGGCACGGTCCGGGTCATACCGGAGCGGCCCGTCTTCCGTACGCGGGGACGGCGCAGCGCCGACTGGCGGCTGGTCCTCGTCACGGACGTGTCGGGCTCCATGGAGGCCTCGACCATCTGGACGGCGCTGACCGCGTCCGTCCTGGCGGGCGTGCCGACGCTGTCCACGCACTTCCTGGCGTTCTCGACGGAGGTCCTCGACCTCACCGACCACGTCCACGACCCGCTGTCGCTCCTCCTGGAGGTGCGGGTGGGCGGCGGTACGCACATCGCGGCCGGTCTGCGGCACGCGCGGGAACTGGTCACCGTGCCGTCCCGCACGCTCGTCGTGGTCGTCAGCGACTTCGAGGAGGGCTATCCGCTGGGCGGACTCCTCGCCGAGGTCCGCGCGCTGGTGGGCGCCGGCTGCCACGTTCTGGGCTGCGCGAGCCTGGACGACTCCGGGCGGCCGCGCTACTCGACCGGTGTCGCGGCGCAGGTCGTCGCCGCGGGCATGCCGGTCGCCGCCCTCAGCCCGCTCGAACTCGCCCACTGGGTAGGGGAGAAGATCTCATGA